A DNA window from Methylobacterium sp. NMS14P contains the following coding sequences:
- a CDS encoding (R)-mandelonitrile lyase: protein MDIKRSGSQPPGQGPSEWFTGTVRIDPLHSAPDPARVAMASVTFEPGARTAWHTHPLGQTLIVTFGRGWVQREGGPIEEIAPGDVVWFEPNEKHWHGATATTAMTHVAIQERLDGKAVTWMQQVTEGQYSGSRT, encoded by the coding sequence ATGGACATCAAGCGCAGCGGAAGCCAGCCTCCGGGCCAAGGACCGTCCGAGTGGTTCACCGGCACGGTGCGAATCGATCCGCTCCACAGCGCACCTGATCCTGCCCGCGTCGCGATGGCGAGCGTTACCTTCGAGCCGGGCGCACGGACGGCGTGGCACACGCACCCGCTTGGCCAGACGCTGATCGTCACGTTCGGACGCGGATGGGTTCAGCGCGAGGGCGGTCCGATCGAGGAAATCGCGCCGGGCGACGTCGTTTGGTTCGAGCCGAACGAGAAGCATTGGCACGGGGCCACCGCGACCACAGCAATGACGCACGTCGCAATCCAGGAGCGTCTCGACGGCAAGGCCGTGACTTGGATGCAGCAGGTCACCGAAGGACAGTACTCCGGGTCCCGGACTTGA